Proteins co-encoded in one Parcubacteria group bacterium genomic window:
- a CDS encoding Fic family protein: protein MANQPFNPPALPPKINYEPLIDHIIRAHRALAGLDSLLGALPNPNLLGRTMQTKEAVESSKIEGTQATINEVLAYEAEPGKKEDAKKKQDINEIINYRQALDLGVKSLTTLPLSENLIKKLHATLLKSGRGANKAPGEFRKIQVYIGKPGATISEASYIPPAANGIISLFSNLEKYLNSGDEKDKLVQIAVAHYQFEAIHPFLDGNGRVGRLIISLFLYEKKLLSHPFLYLSEFFEEHRRDYYELLSNVSAKQDWESWIKFFLNALATQAQKAEAIGKEILKLHSGYKEKIIAINSMYANNLLDAIFIRPIFTTASLRPHVKMKNTQTFFSLVAKFAAAGILEEANPKKRRNKVYVFTELMKLLNK, encoded by the coding sequence ATGGCTAACCAACCCTTTAATCCGCCCGCCTTACCGCCAAAAATCAACTATGAGCCACTGATTGACCATATTATCAGGGCCCACCGCGCCCTGGCCGGGCTTGATTCCCTGCTTGGCGCTTTACCCAACCCGAACCTATTGGGCCGAACCATGCAAACCAAAGAAGCGGTGGAAAGTTCAAAAATAGAGGGTACCCAAGCCACGATCAACGAAGTCTTGGCGTATGAAGCGGAACCGGGGAAAAAGGAAGATGCCAAGAAAAAACAAGACATAAACGAGATTATAAATTACCGCCAGGCTTTGGACTTGGGAGTAAAAAGTTTAACCACACTGCCGTTGTCCGAAAACTTGATTAAAAAACTGCATGCCACCCTGCTTAAATCCGGCCGGGGCGCCAATAAAGCGCCGGGTGAATTTAGAAAAATACAGGTGTACATCGGCAAGCCCGGAGCCACTATTTCCGAAGCGTCATATATTCCCCCGGCTGCTAACGGCATAATCTCCTTATTCAGCAATTTGGAAAAATACCTTAATAGCGGCGATGAAAAAGACAAATTAGTGCAAATCGCGGTGGCCCATTATCAATTTGAAGCTATCCACCCTTTTTTGGACGGCAACGGCCGGGTCGGCCGGCTGATTATCTCTCTGTTTTTGTACGAGAAAAAATTATTATCGCACCCGTTTCTGTATTTGAGCGAATTTTTTGAGGAGCACCGCCGGGATTATTACGAATTATTGAGCAATGTGAGCGCCAAGCAGGATTGGGAAAGCTGGATAAAATTTTTCTTGAACGCCCTGGCCACCCAAGCCCAAAAAGCCGAAGCCATTGGCAAGGAAATTCTGAAACTCCACAGCGGCTATAAAGAAAAAATTATAGCCATCAACTCCATGTATGCCAATAACTTATTGGACGCGATTTTTATTCGGCCGATTTTTACCACTGCCAGCCTGCGGCCGCACGTTAAAATGAAAAATACCCAGACATTTTTCAGCTTAGTGGCAAAATTCGCCGCCGCCGGAATTTTAGAAGAAGCCAACCCCAAAAAAAGACGCAATAAAGTTTATGTCTTCACGGAATTAATGAAGCTTTTGAATAAATAA
- a CDS encoding PD40 domain-containing protein gives MSDGNEVQILSTQGDVRETGWVSASFSPDSKYGVYNLNKQLWILDAETGEKTQLTTELREYREPRWSTDGNKIIYTTGEEVRLIKLTF, from the coding sequence TTGAGTGACGGCAATGAGGTGCAAATCCTGTCCACCCAAGGAGATGTAAGAGAAACGGGATGGGTTAGTGCAAGCTTTAGTCCTGACAGCAAATACGGCGTATACAATCTAAACAAGCAGCTCTGGATTCTTGACGCTGAAACTGGAGAAAAAACACAGCTTACAACCGAGTTGAGAGAGTACCGCGAACCTCGTTGGTCTACGGACGGAAATAAAATTATCTATACTACGGGTGAAGAAGTAAGATTAATTAAACTGACATTTTGA